The following proteins are encoded in a genomic region of Triticum dicoccoides isolate Atlit2015 ecotype Zavitan chromosome 1B, WEW_v2.0, whole genome shotgun sequence:
- the LOC119350177 gene encoding 60S ribosomal protein L5-1-like, translating to MGTPCISCAPQPSPSGHSRNKDVEAVQLRGRVGRSGGEGFTYLFYTTSLPFQDCHGALDGGLDIPHSDKRFVGFKKDEKQLDTGIHCNYIYEDHVADYMKSIADAEPEKYQFHFGEYIKKGIAADDMEALHKKVHATIPADPTMAKLSKEPPKTHKR from the exons ATGGGGACTCCATGCATCTCCTGCGCACCGCAACCCTCCCCTTCCGGACACAGCAGAAACAAGGATGTCGAGGCGGTTCAG TTGCGAGGAAGAGTAGGAAGATCGGGCGGAGAGGGTTTCACATACCTCTTCTACACTACAAGTCTTCCTTTCCAGGATTGCCATG GGGCTTTGGATGGTGGCCTTGATATTCCGCACAGTGACAAGAGATTTGTTGGCTTCAAGAAGGATGAGAAGCAGCTGGACACTGGGATTCACTGCAACTACATTTATGAAGATCATGTTGCGGACTACATGAAG TCAATAGCTGATGCGGAACCTGAGAAGTACCAATTTCACTTTGGTGAGTACATCAAGAAGGGGATTGCGGCTGATGACATGGAAGCACTGCACAAGAAGGTTCATGCTACCATCCCTGCTGATCCTACCATGGCAAAATTATCCAAGGAACCTCCGAAGACGCACAAGAGGTAG